The nucleotide sequence AACCAGTGAGTAGTGGTCTAATTAACTTGGCGTACCAAGCATCCCGAGTTTAGCAGCCACATCACATTTTACTTCCAaaactattactccctccgttccaaaatagatgacccaactttatattaAACAACACGAGCAGTCAGAATTTGGAACTTGTTCATTTCTCACCCATCGTGcagacggaccggcggcggcgagctGAGGCTACCATCCACGCACCGCACTCACCCGCACCCGCAGTAGCAGCACTCTAACCACTATCAAAAACAGCATCCGGACTATAAAGAAGGTTCTTCAAAAACGTTTTCAGGAAGGAAACAATGCACAAATGTTGTCGTTGGCCAATCAAAGATTGTAGGTTTTCACCCTAGAGAAAGACCGTGTTCCCAAAACAATGCATTCAACAAGACCACTGCCATACACAATCAATAATGGCCAGACCTTGGGTTTTCACTCTGAAAATCACGACTCGATACTCAAAGAAGCACCACCAACAAAGAAGTCATCCAATGCTAATGGCCCCACTCACAGAGGCTACTACTACAAATCACGTACCACCAGGCTCACAAGAACTCATGTCCGGTCTGGATAGGAACATACCCTGCAAGCCAAGTCTGAACAACTGCCTGTGAAGCAAAGTCTTAATCCCATCCAAACCCACCTTCACCACTTGCAGGTCCTCCAATCATGCCACGGTATTCTCCACATGTGTTGATCCCATGAAAATCTTGGTGCAGACATGTCCCAAGATGTCAACAAAAATAGAGCTTCGCGATACCGCACTCCGCCGATGACGGGCGGTGCGGATCCATCCCCAGGATCGGACCACTTGTCCCATCCTTTCTGATTAGGTAAGTTTTGATTTAGAATAGATAGGCTTAGGATTTAAATTTTGAGGTTGGGGCAGGGGGGATTGGCCATTGGGGAAGATCACGCCTTCATGAGCTTAGTCTTTGGTTTGAGGGTTTGTTCTAAGTAGATGCTACCTTCAAAATTTAAAGCATTAAATTTCATAGATGAGGGATTTCGGTGTATGAAGCCGAACATTGATATGTTATCTATTAGTTCATTTTATAATTACATTTACAGGGCTATCGTGTTTATACTTTTACTACATTATTTATATGTGCATTGTTGGTTTGGGAGCTTGATGCTATTTTATATGTTGTGTATCTGAACATCCGGTAATTTTTTTTTGAGGGACGGTATTCATCTTCAGATAGACAATTAGACTCAAACTCGCCCAGACTCCACAAAAATTATGGCTCCGCCCTACCATACATGTTGATACAGTAGCACTTTCGATAGAAGTGTACTAATTTAGGTGTGATATTGCAAGTGATACAAACAATCTAAATAAACAAGTATAATTTGTACTTTCTTATATCATACTTGTTGGACCAAATTATAGAAGTGTACTAAGTTTTGTTGAGCAATTCATGGAAATTCACACAATCGTTCATGTTATACAATCTAGGGTCTAGTACTGATTATGTAGACAACATAGTATAATTTGAATTTTTGAACCAAATTCTCTTATTTGTGTTCCAGTTCTTTCTCAATCAATTCGAAGCTTCTTTAGTCTAATTATCTAATGACGTAGTCTAAACTACTAAGATGGTGCCACTACCACCCACTTTAGGAAGGATGACATGTCAGAACTGAAATAGGCATCCAAATAACGAGTGTTGCAAGTAAGATGGGCCTAAGCTACACACTTATCTAGTGACGTATAAAGAGAAAACATAGTTCACGAGATAAGTTTTTTCTTATGTGTCTTATAAAATAAGAACATTTCATTGTTGCTCTCCTCTTTTAGAATTTAACTTATCTTCTGATATGTGTTTGTCAGATCGCAAGTAAGCCAATCAACAAGATTTCGACTAGTAATTGAAAATAATGTGAGCAGAACAATTTACAAAAAGGAAACTATAGAGACCGAGGACGGCGGAGGTCACATAAAAGTTGCCATGTATGATGGCGGCAATTGAATCGCACCTGACCACCTTCTTGCTTCAGCAAAAGTTGACCTAGTTGTCATTGAAGGATGGTTCAACGAACCGAAGCGAGATTCTTGGTCTAAAGAGGATTTTGAGGAAAGCATAATAAAACCACGAAAAGGAATCACAAGGCTAGTGAAAAATGATACATTTGATCTGAGTGATGGGTGTTGTGATCATGAAGGTGCCATTATTATGGATAATTCGCAACAAAGGGAAGTTAAGCTTGGAGTAATGATTGCAGTGCCTACAGAAGTAAGAGTTCTTGAAGGAGTATCAAATCCTTTCAAAGTGCAAGAAGGCAAGACAAAAAGTAATGGTTTTTTTGAATATTCTACCAGTTACTTTAATCTCAGTATTAATtaaaacatgatcaacattttcTATGTGATATGTTACATGATCTACTCTCATAAATAGGAGCAAGTTTGATACTACCACAATTTCCTTTTGTTACTTTGTTGCCTCAAAGTGATCACAACTTTGATTGAGGGAATGGTGAAACGTTCTGTCAGTGTATTCCTCTATCTTGTTTACGCTAGTTGAAGGGAATTTTTTTTCCAGAGCCAGGGTCTAAGAAAAAGGGTAAAAAGCCTTCTCCAGTTCCAGCGCAAAACTTGGCACAGACAACCGGCATCCACACAACACAACATGGTGAAGGCTTGTAACTATCGTTTTTCTTTCTCTATTTCTCTGTTTATATCAACTGACTCGTTTATGGATCACCAACAGGCCAAAGTCCTTTTACTCCAGACGAGCAACATAGTCTTCCACCACCTGCCATTCAAGACGTATTGCAGAAATCAGGTAACAAGTTAGTGCTTGAAGCCTCCGTTACCACTAAACGAGTAAAAGAAAATGATTGCAGATGATAAGCCTCCGCTATCCTCATGTGCAAGAATTCGGTAGTGTAATTtccattttatttacttttattgaaTCCAAACTTCACAGACCATGGAAAGCATACAGAATTTCTGACTGATGACACTGCAGAGGATAATCGACTGAGTTATCCACCAGCTATTGTGCCACAGATGGTTGAGGGAAATGGTGAAGCCTTCTGCCTCAGTCTTCTTTATCTTGTTTACGTTAGTTAATACAAATGTTATTTTTTTTCAGGGCAAGCCCTAAACGGCAATGGTCAACAATTTTCGCAACAAATCCCAATGTAAATTTTGTGGCAGCCAACCAATGCACACATGCATAATGCAAAATGGTAAATGCTAGTATAAGGTATTGTCTATTTCTCTGTTTCCAAAGTAAATGAAAGTGATTGAGTTTCGGCTCGCCAACAGGTCAAGACTACAATAtgcaacaaacaagcattcaaaaTCCATCGCAGGCAGCAGGTAATAGCTAGTGCTTCAAGCCTCCTCTACCACCAAAATGAATGAATGATTGCAGATGATATAATACTTTGTATGCACCTCCAGGATATTGTCCAGTCTATCAACCCTTACTTGCTCGTGGACAAGATCAGTACACTAGTTTCTCTAATGCAAGTTCTCAACTTGCATTTCCGAACCTTTCAGCATACACGACATTGAATGATATTCGCCAGGTAACTGTGATATGCATTGAGGAGTTACTAATTTGTACAATAAGACTCCAGGCAAAGCTAGCACCGTATTACACCTAGGGCTAAGTTAGGTTGAGTGATGCACTCTAGTGCTTTTCTATACTTTATAAGAAGGAATTACAAGGGTTGTTTTTACTAGGCCTAGGGCTATagacatagcttccccaagcctgTCTCCGTCACTAACTCCAGGTTTGTAGTCTAACAAAAGTTacagaaatactccctccgtcccaaaatttttgtcttagatttgtctaaatacggatgtatcaagtcatgttttggtatcagatacatccatatctagactaatctaagacaagaattttgagacagagggagtatgtatTAGAGTCCACTAGTTCAGTTACCATTGTTTCTGTATCTGTAAAGGGTGTGTGATCCTAAGGGATAGCAGACCATTATGCCCAAACTTTTCTACAGTATGCTATGGTGTTACCAAACACATGAAATGGTTTTGAATTTTGGGTTTGTTTTGCTACATTACCTTGTGTGATTGTGTCTAAGTGTTTCCGTTAGCAGTTTCACTTGTCGTGGGTATTAGGATGATTATATCTAATGCAATTACTCAGAGAGCAATAAGTATATAAAGATTCCCCtcgcaaaaaactaaaaataataaGTATATAAAAATGTGACATTTTAATGAATTCTGTAAGTGCTTTACTTTATATCATAGGGATTGTAAATTCTCTTTTGACATAATTTGTTTACTTTATTCAGTGGACTTCCATCCCTGAAGGGGAGATATCTGTGGAAGATGTACATCCTTTAATTGTCCCGACACAAATTCAAGAGACTTGTAAGTTCAAATTAGAGGCAAATACTGTTTGTCTTAAACTTAATAATCATTCTGATAGCATTTGCATGTGTCACCTTCATAATTTTGGACTTATCTACTTGATGAGTACAGAATAATTATTACAATTCATCAAAACATTAATATGTTTGTTTTATGCCTAATTttaagggaaaattttgtttttgccactctagattttgacatttcacttttgccactcttagcttttgacaattatcacaattgccattctcatggcaaaagcaaaaaaattagagtggcaattgtgataattgtcaaaagctaagactggcaaaaatgaaataaaattattttgattttgccacaaaatggcaattgtgataattgtcaaaagctaagagtggcaaaagtgaaatgtcaaaatctagagtggcataaggaaaattggcaaaatctagagtggcaaaaacaaaaatttCCCTAATTTTAACATGGTCCCTCTTGCCTCCTCCTTTCATATTTCTTAATTTGCATAGAATATGTTTACCCTTATACTCCCTAaaactagtacaaagttgagtcacttattttggaacggggaGTACTTTACTCAGTTCCTAAAATTGCCCCCTGGCTGTACATATTCATTCTCGCTATTACCTTCACTCACTGATTCCCAAGTAAATTCCACTAGGTTAACATGACGGGGACACATGTCAGTTATCTTTTTTTCTTCACCCAACTCTGTTTCAGCAGAAAGGGGCTGTATGGGCATGTGGTACATGAATACAGGGGCAAGAAAAATGGCAAAATGAATAGAAGAAGAGGTTATCTGGGCCATTATTTGTCGTGTCTCTGTTTCAAAAACTGTTTGTTGTGCATGTCGGTGACTCAATTATTGAACTGTTGTACCTATAAATTGATAGGTGGTGTTTGGACACAAAACTAAAAATATGTTCAAACCTTAATTTTTTTTGTCTCGATataagggcaacctggtgcatgtagctcccgcttgcgcagggtccagggaagggtccgaccactttgggtctatagtacgcagccttttcctacatttctgtaagaggctgtttccaggacttgaacccatgacctcatggtcacaaggcagcagctttaccactgcgccaaggctccccttcaattTAATTTTTTTTGTCTCGATATGTTTTCCAAAATTCATGTGGTACACAATAAAAGATAATCATAGTTGTGGAAAATCTTGTTAGAGCCAAACTGCATTTGACCAAAGGGCTTGTGCCAAGCTAAGCTGTGGCTATGTTGTGTGACTGTCCTGTAGATGGGTCATTTAGATGTGGTCAAGTACTACTTCAATGGGATAAACCTCATATGGAGCCCAAGGAACACTGGAACTTTCTTGACGAGCTCATGCCGCTGCATAGCACACAGTCAAGGTTTTATGGAGAAAGTTTACCCAGTACAAGCCTCATGGATAAAGCCCATAAATTACTGGCCAGTACTTCATCAGGTGATTCTGTTTTGAAGATGATTACTGGTGTTACGAGTCGAGCCACGCAAACTCCTCAGAGGAGAGGCGTTCTCATTCGTCCCATTGAGCCATATGATTCAAACGCTGAGTACGTTGGCTAATCCAAGACTTTCTCTCTTTATTTAGAAGTTTCCATTGCTTCTGTTGGAAATTGAGAGGATCACATTGGCCGGTGGTCAATCATGACAACCATCTTACTAACTGGTATTCATGTGCCTATAGCATTTTCAGGCCACCAGTTAAGAAGCAAAGGAATGCCAAATATCAACTGCGGTTTGTCAATAGGGTTTGCAATGACTACTACACCCAGGAACAAATCAAATCAGGGGATGGGAGTCTGTTAAAGGTAGCTTTGTATGATGAGAATAATCGGGTAGTCACATCTGGTCCGCTGTCTTCAGCTTCTGTGGAGGTCGTACTACTTCATGGCGATTTCAATGTCGAAGGTCAAGATTATTGGACATCAGAGGAGTTCAGTGCCTGCCTAGTGCATTCACAATCCTTAGAAGAACCACCAGCCCTGGGAGGTGACCGTGTCTTGGCACTGACTGATGGAGAGGCAGCCCTTGGTAATGTCAGTTTCCAGATTTCCTCCTTCCATGCCAGAACAGGAAAGTTCAAGATGGGTGTTGAGATTAAAAACGTACGAGAAGAGAGTGTTCAACAAGGAATCACTAGCCCATTTCTCGTGAGAGTTCGTCAAGGGGAAGGTACA is from Triticum aestivum cultivar Chinese Spring chromosome 3A, IWGSC CS RefSeq v2.1, whole genome shotgun sequence and encodes:
- the LOC123058932 gene encoding uncharacterized protein, with protein sequence MVNNFRNKSQCKFCGSQPMHTCIMQNGQDYNMQQTSIQNPSQAAGYCPVYQPLLARGQDQYTSFSNASSQLAFPNLSAYTTLNDIRQWTSIPEGEISVEDVHPLIVPTQIQETYGSFRCGQVLLQWDKPHMEPKEHWNFLDELMPLHSTQSRFYGESLPSTSLMDKAHKLLASTSSGDSVLKMITGVTSRATQTPQRRGVLIRPIEPYDSNADIFRPPVKKQRNAKYQLRFVNRVCNDYYTQEQIKSGDGSLLKVALYDENNRVVTSGPLSSASVEVVLLHGDFNVEGQDYWTSEEFSACLVHSQSLEEPPALGGDRVLALTDGEAALGNVSFQISSFHARTGKFKMGVEIKNVREESVQQGITSPFLVRVRQGEESSHHRITSPEALLRVRMELPKQVCGALQCDARERASSDQSSPERNVLVASKVEDHDSIVQSGSGVLLFPAPPPSSEQARVPQPEPGLKCPRCDSTNTMFCYFNNYSLTQPRHFCQACRRYWTRGGALRNVPSCHAKRSAKRSAKRCAKSKASAGEPAATATPSSALTATKPNTTSCIGAAPPGLHQYSMFCTKSESPHSNRFADNFDLASLRLGFPARLLFADGGVHHQPVLQGMFDLGLQSGGGNCEDGASSTTK